AGTAATTCGGAGAGATTGATTCCAATTCCGGTCATATCAACAGGAGAAGATGCGTATTTGATATGCCGCGTATCTTCAGTATTACTCATCCCCTGCTGTCGACTTACGCAGTCGACTACTGCGACAGGAACATCATCAACAGATCGATTGATTCGATCCTCGTATTTTGAAAGCGTCTTCTTGGAATTATCTTTTGTTGTAACAATGATTGCCCCTTCATCATTGCGGGTTCCTTGGGCAAGAATGTCATATGCAAGAGATTGTTTGCCGGTCATAGGTGGGCCAGATATGAGAATATTCGACCCTGGCGCGATAACCGTATCCTCAAGCACATCTCCGATATCGTACATAAATACTATACCCCACATCC
This portion of the Salinarchaeum sp. IM2453 genome encodes:
- a CDS encoding ATPase domain-containing protein, producing MYDIGDVLEDTVIAPGSNILISGPPMTGKQSLAYDILAQGTRNDEGAIIVTTKDNSKKTLSKYEDRINRSVDDVPVAVVDCVSRQQGMSNTEDTRHIKYASSPVDMTGIGINLSELLEDFYENQGIKRNRVLLHSISTLLMYSDLQTVFRFLHVFTGRISSADALGIYVIDPTTHDEQEVNTLKQLFDGMIEVDEQDGKKTVRSSGLPTR